The following are encoded together in the Capsulimonas corticalis genome:
- the pheT gene encoding phenylalanine--tRNA ligase subunit beta produces the protein MKFPVEWLREFVPTTLDDKALADKLTMAGLEVEEITPSEDGPVYHTKVTPNRGDWMSLLGVARETAATLDTKMSWAPTPLPDENDDVRRWAGVVITDTAGCPRYAGKVVRNVTIGPSPDWIQKRIAACGMRPVNVVVDVTNYVMLELGQPLHAFDYDTIPEGKIVVRPANAGETIVTLDGAERTLQAGMLVIADREKPIAVAGVMGGAETEVTDKTRHIFLEAALFDAGSIRRTSKVLGLSTDASYRFERTIDPEMVPLALERAAELLADLAGGEVALGRIDLYPSPARALPIALRPARTNAILGTDLSDETIAHSLTRLGLIVDPSVTPFKVLVPTFRTDLLKEIDLIEEVGRMIGYDTLPESLPAAPGAGAVDAPRGKFAGDLRTVLTSMGLQEALTHSLAAPSPFDDPKKADERVAIRLALSAELSGLRQALVPNLLEVLSHNLRQREPDVRLFEVGKVFAKGEGVSNYLETRRVAGVLTGAVSPRRWTGEEIPAIDFYAAKGVVEGLFTRLRLPAPQFVPGQVHGMHPGRTALIELDGQPIGYVAELDPDAVKSDLNVPASVGRVAAFELDADALLAIAADTRHYTPLPRFPAVTRVLAVVVDSEVGYWALESTARSVVEETLLEEIAPESIYTGEKIGEGKKSVAIRFVFRAADRTLTDAEVEAQMRAVETALAERVGAVHR, from the coding sequence ATGAAATTTCCCGTGGAATGGCTGCGCGAGTTCGTCCCGACGACGCTGGATGACAAAGCGCTGGCCGACAAATTGACCATGGCGGGCCTCGAAGTGGAGGAGATCACGCCGTCGGAAGACGGTCCGGTCTACCATACCAAGGTCACGCCTAACCGAGGCGATTGGATGTCCCTGCTCGGCGTCGCCCGCGAAACGGCCGCGACGCTCGACACGAAGATGTCCTGGGCGCCCACGCCGCTGCCGGACGAGAATGACGACGTGCGCCGCTGGGCGGGCGTGGTCATCACCGACACCGCAGGTTGCCCGCGCTACGCCGGCAAGGTCGTGCGCAACGTCACGATCGGCCCGTCGCCCGACTGGATCCAGAAGCGCATCGCCGCCTGCGGCATGCGTCCGGTGAACGTCGTGGTCGATGTTACGAATTACGTGATGCTCGAACTCGGCCAGCCGCTGCACGCCTTCGACTACGACACGATCCCCGAAGGCAAGATCGTCGTCCGCCCAGCCAATGCCGGCGAGACGATTGTGACGCTGGATGGCGCCGAACGCACTCTTCAAGCGGGCATGCTTGTGATCGCCGACCGTGAGAAGCCCATCGCCGTCGCCGGCGTCATGGGCGGCGCGGAGACCGAAGTCACGGACAAGACGCGGCATATCTTCTTAGAAGCTGCGCTGTTCGACGCGGGCAGTATTCGCCGGACGTCCAAAGTGCTTGGCCTTTCCACGGATGCTTCTTATCGTTTCGAGCGCACGATCGACCCCGAGATGGTTCCCCTGGCTCTGGAGCGCGCCGCTGAGCTGCTGGCGGATCTCGCGGGCGGCGAAGTCGCGCTGGGCCGGATCGATCTGTATCCCAGCCCCGCGCGCGCTCTGCCGATTGCTTTGCGCCCCGCGCGCACCAATGCGATCCTCGGCACGGATCTGAGCGATGAGACGATTGCGCACTCGCTCACGCGTCTGGGCCTGATCGTCGATCCGTCCGTGACGCCTTTCAAAGTCCTCGTGCCGACCTTCCGCACCGACCTTCTCAAAGAGATCGATTTGATTGAGGAAGTCGGCCGAATGATCGGTTACGACACGCTGCCCGAGTCGCTGCCCGCCGCGCCCGGCGCCGGAGCGGTGGACGCGCCGCGCGGCAAGTTCGCCGGCGATCTGCGCACCGTCCTCACCAGCATGGGTTTGCAGGAAGCGCTGACACATTCGCTCGCGGCCCCGTCGCCCTTCGACGATCCCAAAAAGGCAGACGAGCGTGTCGCGATCCGCCTCGCGCTTTCGGCCGAGCTTTCGGGCCTGCGCCAGGCGCTCGTCCCGAACCTGCTCGAAGTCCTGTCGCATAACCTGCGCCAGCGCGAGCCCGACGTGCGGCTCTTTGAAGTCGGCAAAGTCTTCGCGAAGGGCGAAGGGGTGAGCAATTATCTGGAGACGCGCCGCGTCGCCGGCGTTCTCACCGGCGCCGTCTCGCCCCGCCGCTGGACCGGCGAAGAGATCCCCGCCATCGACTTCTACGCCGCCAAGGGCGTGGTCGAAGGCCTCTTCACGCGCCTGCGACTGCCCGCGCCGCAGTTCGTGCCCGGCCAGGTCCACGGCATGCATCCCGGACGCACCGCGCTGATTGAGCTCGATGGTCAGCCCATCGGCTACGTGGCCGAGCTGGACCCCGACGCCGTGAAGTCCGACCTGAACGTTCCCGCTAGCGTCGGCCGCGTCGCCGCCTTCGAGCTGGACGCCGACGCCCTGCTCGCCATCGCCGCCGACACGCGCCACTACACACCGCTCCCGCGCTTCCCCGCCGTCACCCGCGTCCTCGCGGTCGTGGTGGACAGCGAAGTCGGCTACTGGGCGCTCGAAAGCACCGCGCGTTCCGTCGTCGAAGAAACGCTGCTGGAAGAGATCGCCCCCGAAAGCATCTACACCGGCGAAAAGATCGGCGAAGGCAAAAAAAGCGTCGCCATCCGCTTCGTCTTCCGCGCCGCCGACCGCACGCTCACCGACGCCGAAGTCGAGGCGCAAATGCGCGCCGTCGAAACCGCTCTCGCTGAGCGGGTGGGGGCCGTGCATCGGTAA
- the pheS gene encoding phenylalanine--tRNA ligase subunit alpha, whose product MTPYEELAQIAMEAADAVDNAGTVAQLDGVEVDYLGRKGRLTGLLRLVGSLPAEEKPQFGQAVNVRKADLLERLGARRGGLAAAERAARLSADSVDVTLPGRNVWTGGPHPITRQMQAVKDALISMGYSFDEYPDIEHYHYNFEMLNYPPDHPAFDEQMSFYIDDSHLLRTQTTAFQAHVMENQKPPIRQATIGKCYRYEAVDATHSHTFHQVDLLAVDEGLTLADLKGTFAQLVKLLFGDVTIRFRPDFFPFVEPGVEVAIQWGEGWLELGGAGMVHPNILESMGIDSERYTGFAWGLGIDRMPMAKYGIDDIRLFAENDVRFLRQF is encoded by the coding sequence ATGACACCGTACGAAGAACTCGCGCAAATCGCGATGGAAGCCGCCGACGCCGTGGATAACGCGGGAACAGTGGCGCAGCTGGACGGTGTGGAAGTGGACTATCTGGGGCGCAAGGGCCGGTTAACCGGCCTTCTGCGCCTCGTTGGTTCTCTGCCCGCCGAGGAAAAGCCGCAGTTCGGACAAGCCGTCAATGTCCGCAAAGCGGACCTGCTGGAACGCCTGGGCGCACGCCGGGGCGGTCTGGCCGCCGCCGAGCGCGCCGCGCGTCTGTCCGCCGACTCGGTGGATGTCACCCTGCCCGGGCGCAATGTCTGGACGGGCGGACCCCATCCGATCACGCGCCAGATGCAGGCCGTGAAGGATGCTCTGATCTCCATGGGCTACTCGTTCGACGAGTACCCGGACATCGAGCATTATCATTACAATTTTGAGATGCTGAACTATCCTCCGGATCATCCAGCATTCGACGAGCAGATGTCGTTCTATATCGACGACTCCCATCTGCTTCGCACCCAGACGACGGCGTTCCAGGCGCACGTGATGGAGAATCAAAAGCCTCCCATCCGGCAGGCGACGATCGGCAAGTGCTACCGCTACGAAGCCGTCGACGCCACGCACTCGCATACGTTCCATCAGGTCGACCTGCTGGCCGTGGACGAGGGTCTGACGCTGGCGGATCTCAAGGGGACGTTCGCGCAGCTTGTCAAGCTGCTGTTCGGCGACGTCACCATTCGCTTCCGTCCCGACTTCTTCCCGTTTGTTGAACCCGGCGTCGAAGTCGCCATCCAATGGGGCGAGGGCTGGCTGGAGCTGGGCGGCGCGGGCATGGTCCACCCCAACATCCTGGAGTCGATGGGAATCGACAGCGAGCGCTATACGGGCTTCGCGTGGGGCCTGGGCATCGACCGGATGCCGATGGCGAAGTACGGCATCGACGACATCCGACTTTTCGCGGAGAACGACGTCCGGTTCCTCCGGCAGTTTTGA
- the rplT gene encoding 50S ribosomal protein L20 — translation MARVKRGVMRHKRHHKILKEASGYFGGKSRLYKSANEQVMKSGNYAYRDRRNKKRSFRSLWIARINAACRAQGVQYSRFIAALGASGIELDRKVLSEMAISDINAFNSLVKSLNITVVAPTAGIATS, via the coding sequence ATGGCACGTGTCAAGCGTGGCGTGATGCGCCACAAGCGTCACCACAAGATTTTGAAGGAAGCCTCGGGCTACTTCGGCGGCAAGTCTCGCCTCTACAAGAGCGCGAACGAACAGGTCATGAAGTCCGGCAACTACGCCTACCGTGACCGCCGCAACAAGAAGCGCAGCTTCCGCTCGCTCTGGATCGCGCGTATCAACGCCGCCTGCCGCGCGCAGGGCGTTCAGTACAGCCGCTTCATCGCCGCCCTCGGCGCCTCGGGCATCGAGCTGGATCGCAAGGTCCTGTCGGAGATGGCGATCAGCGACATCAACGCGTTCAATTCGCTGGTGAAGTCGCTCAACATCACGGTGGTGGCCCCGACGGCCGGCATCGCGACGTCTTAA
- the rpmI gene encoding 50S ribosomal protein L35 gives MPKIKTRKTAAKRFKVTGTGKLIHQHAYRNHLNIHKGPGTSRKLAAESQLYKGKLKAMKRMLPNGL, from the coding sequence ATGCCGAAGATCAAGACCCGCAAAACCGCGGCGAAGCGCTTTAAAGTGACGGGCACCGGCAAGCTGATCCATCAGCATGCTTACCGCAATCACCTGAACATCCACAAGGGACCGGGAACGTCCCGCAAATTGGCCGCCGAAAGCCAGCTCTACAAGGGCAAGCTCAAAGCCATGAAGCGCATGCTTCCCAACGGTCTTTAA
- the infC gene encoding translation initiation factor IF-3, which produces MNERIRAREIRVIDDDGGQLGIMTPREALAIARERGIDLIEVAPQAQPPVCKIMDYGKFKYEQAKKEKESAKKHKQSELKGIQMFPNIEDHDFNVKVRSAIKFLEDGDKVKVTIRFKGRQITHPEFGRQQMDKVTNMVSEVGQVEKPPSMEGRMMTMILSPLKAGGPKPAAPGAPKAPAAPKPAAPRPAAPAANTAPVAAPAPVVTPAPAPEAAAPAATPAPAPEPENPPAA; this is translated from the coding sequence ATGAACGAGCGGATTCGAGCGCGGGAGATCCGCGTCATCGATGATGATGGCGGTCAGCTGGGCATCATGACGCCCCGCGAAGCCCTGGCGATCGCACGGGAGCGCGGGATCGACTTGATCGAAGTCGCGCCTCAGGCGCAGCCGCCGGTCTGCAAGATCATGGACTATGGCAAGTTCAAGTACGAGCAGGCCAAAAAAGAAAAAGAATCCGCCAAGAAGCACAAGCAAAGCGAACTGAAGGGCATCCAGATGTTTCCGAACATCGAGGATCATGACTTCAATGTCAAAGTTCGCAGCGCCATCAAGTTCCTGGAGGACGGCGACAAAGTCAAGGTGACGATCCGGTTCAAGGGACGCCAGATCACGCACCCAGAGTTTGGCCGCCAGCAGATGGACAAAGTCACCAATATGGTCTCCGAAGTCGGTCAGGTGGAGAAGCCGCCGTCGATGGAAGGCCGAATGATGACCATGATCCTGAGCCCGCTGAAGGCGGGTGGACCCAAGCCCGCCGCGCCGGGAGCTCCCAAGGCCCCCGCCGCGCCGAAGCCCGCCGCTCCGCGTCCTGCGGCGCCCGCAGCGAATACGGCGCCAGTCGCCGCGCCCGCTCCGGTCGTAACGCCCGCGCCCGCCCCGGAAGCGGCTGCGCCGGCGGCGACGCCCGCGCCGGCTCCTGAGCCGGAGAACCCGCCCGCCGCGTAA
- the thrS gene encoding threonine--tRNA ligase produces MADNSQPAEQYDEIWKQRHTAAHVLAQAVVEMFPTAKLAIGPPIEDGFYYDFDLPRTLTPEDLVEVASRMKRIKRDNFPLVRSEKPREEAIAWEEERGQPFKAELIHDLPEGETISFYTQGPFTDLCRGPHVESTGKIGVFKLASVAGAYWRGDEKRDQLQRIYGYLFDTQEEMDAHLARLEEAKRRDHKVLGKQLGLFANNGTIGPGLPLWLPKGATIRRVLERHIVDVELASGYSHVYTPQMAKVDLYKISGHWEHYQDGMFPVMKIENEEFVLRPMNCPHHIMIYQNDPHSYRDLPVRLAELGTMYRYEKSGQLSGLSRVRAMTLNDAHIFCREDQVVEEVKGCILMVEAAYRKLGITDYTYRLSLHDPNDKEKYVDNPELWERAEGELRDVFKDLGLPYYEAAGEAAFYGPKIDIQLRNMLGKEETVSTVQVDRHLPKQFGLDYTGEDGHKHQPVMIHRGIISTMERMVAFLIEHYAGVFPTWLAPVQAVVLPIVDRHKEYGQSVVDKLKAKGFRVELDARNEKVGKKVAESEVQKIPYMLVVGDRDAAAGTVSVRLHGGTDLGAIPLDDFIARLVEETA; encoded by the coding sequence GTGGCTGACAATTCGCAACCCGCTGAGCAGTATGATGAGATCTGGAAGCAGCGCCACACCGCCGCGCATGTCCTGGCCCAGGCGGTCGTGGAGATGTTTCCGACTGCGAAGCTCGCGATCGGCCCGCCAATCGAGGACGGCTTCTATTACGATTTCGATCTGCCCCGTACGCTGACGCCCGAGGATCTTGTGGAAGTCGCGTCGCGGATGAAGCGGATCAAGCGTGATAACTTCCCGCTCGTGCGCAGTGAGAAGCCCCGCGAGGAGGCGATTGCCTGGGAAGAGGAGCGCGGCCAGCCGTTTAAGGCGGAGCTGATCCACGATCTTCCGGAGGGCGAGACGATCTCGTTCTACACGCAGGGACCGTTCACGGACCTCTGCCGCGGACCGCATGTCGAGAGCACCGGCAAGATCGGCGTCTTCAAGCTCGCTTCGGTCGCCGGCGCCTATTGGCGCGGCGATGAGAAGCGCGACCAGCTCCAGCGCATCTACGGCTATCTTTTTGACACGCAGGAGGAGATGGACGCGCATCTGGCTCGCCTCGAAGAGGCGAAGCGGCGCGACCACAAAGTCCTGGGCAAGCAGCTCGGCCTGTTCGCGAACAACGGAACGATCGGACCTGGCCTGCCGCTGTGGCTGCCGAAGGGCGCCACGATCCGTCGCGTGCTGGAGCGCCATATCGTGGATGTCGAGTTGGCCTCGGGGTACAGCCACGTCTACACGCCCCAGATGGCGAAGGTCGATCTGTACAAGATCTCCGGGCACTGGGAGCACTATCAGGACGGCATGTTCCCGGTCATGAAGATCGAGAACGAAGAGTTCGTGCTTCGTCCGATGAACTGCCCGCACCACATCATGATCTATCAGAACGATCCGCATTCGTACCGGGACCTGCCGGTGCGCCTGGCGGAGCTCGGGACGATGTATCGATATGAGAAGTCCGGACAACTCAGCGGTCTTTCCCGCGTTCGCGCCATGACGCTCAACGACGCCCATATCTTCTGCCGCGAGGATCAAGTGGTCGAAGAGGTCAAGGGCTGTATTTTGATGGTCGAGGCGGCGTATCGCAAGCTGGGCATCACGGATTACACCTATCGCCTGAGCCTGCACGATCCAAACGACAAAGAGAAGTATGTCGATAACCCCGAGCTGTGGGAGCGCGCCGAGGGCGAGCTGCGCGACGTCTTCAAAGACCTCGGCCTGCCGTACTACGAAGCGGCGGGCGAGGCGGCCTTCTACGGCCCGAAGATCGACATCCAGCTGCGCAACATGCTCGGCAAGGAAGAAACGGTCTCGACGGTGCAAGTCGACCGCCACCTTCCCAAGCAGTTCGGATTGGACTACACGGGCGAGGACGGTCACAAGCACCAGCCGGTCATGATCCATCGCGGCATCATCAGCACGATGGAGCGCATGGTGGCCTTCCTGATCGAGCACTACGCCGGCGTCTTCCCGACGTGGCTTGCGCCGGTCCAGGCCGTCGTGCTGCCGATCGTCGATCGCCACAAAGAGTACGGCCAGTCTGTTGTCGATAAGCTCAAAGCCAAGGGTTTCCGCGTCGAACTCGACGCGCGCAACGAAAAGGTCGGCAAGAAAGTCGCCGAATCCGAAGTCCAGAAGATCCCGTACATGCTCGTCGTCGGCGACCGCGACGCCGCCGCCGGAACCGTCTCCGTGCGCCTGCACGGCGGCACGGACCTGGGCGCGATCCCGCTCGACGACTTCATTGCGCGGCTGGTGGAAGAAACGGCGTAA
- a CDS encoding redoxin family protein, translating into MKRSAIFCSVFTLVLALAPPAPQPRAFGAAPSTGKAQILLQDLEGRAAPAFDDAARVASVYFFIIHDCPICNTYAPEINRISQDYQTSGIAFHIVYVENDLSRAEAKKHALERRFTCPVLLDPQRRLVKFTGAVTAPEAVVLSPDRKVLYRGRIDNRMLGWSVMHMPNVHDLRDALTAIQNGQAAARPWKPPVGCAISTP; encoded by the coding sequence ATGAAGCGATCCGCGATTTTTTGTTCGGTCTTCACCCTGGTTCTGGCTCTCGCTCCCCCGGCTCCGCAGCCTCGCGCGTTCGGCGCTGCTCCATCGACAGGCAAGGCGCAGATTCTGCTTCAGGATCTGGAGGGGCGCGCGGCTCCGGCGTTTGATGACGCCGCGCGCGTCGCTTCGGTGTATTTTTTCATCATCCACGACTGCCCTATCTGCAACACTTACGCCCCGGAGATCAACCGTATCTCTCAAGATTACCAGACATCGGGCATCGCGTTCCATATTGTTTATGTGGAAAACGACCTCTCGCGGGCCGAGGCGAAGAAGCACGCCCTGGAGCGCCGGTTTACGTGCCCCGTACTGCTGGATCCGCAGCGCCGGTTGGTCAAGTTCACCGGCGCCGTGACGGCCCCGGAGGCGGTGGTTCTTTCGCCGGACCGGAAAGTTTTGTACCGAGGCCGAATCGACAATCGCATGCTGGGATGGAGCGTCATGCATATGCCCAATGTCCACGATCTGCGGGACGCGCTGACGGCGATACAAAATGGGCAGGCGGCGGCGCGGCCTTGGAAGCCTCCAGTCGGCTGCGCGATCTCCACGCCATGA
- a CDS encoding c-type cytochrome codes for MEASSRLRDLHAMSDALSSRSMFYPMSATVVLIASIFALTTRTAPVHSAPPIHASRAVADASPNYTRDIAPILLHSCASCHRPGASAPFSLLTPHDAQKRAAQIAELTRIRYMPPWLPEPGHGDFAGDRRLTDAQIRKIADWVKAGAPEGPRSLTPTPPSPKDWPLGPPDLIVRMAQPFSFGAADEAQCRSFLLPKRLTQDRYLRAVDFRTGAPGVVRHASLFIDGSDKARRLQQQSGAVGWTDFSGSAGPERRRIGEWAVGREPSRFPKGTAALLKRKDDLVLQLRFQPDGRQVQERSEIALYFASSPADAPESVALGNAWVNLRPNEVAAVTDSFTLPVAARIHAVSPHAEMMCRSITADATLPTGAVTPLLSIPQFNLDWAEPLRYRSPVDLPAGTRITVTLKYDNSAGNPRNAEGVPMVAAPGFGCTDEFAGVEFQITAAQPRDASALSKVLAARGATYVIKSSGATGHG; via the coding sequence TTGGAAGCCTCCAGTCGGCTGCGCGATCTCCACGCCATGAGCGACGCCCTGTCTTCCCGCTCGATGTTCTATCCGATGTCGGCGACGGTCGTTCTGATCGCGAGTATCTTTGCGCTCACGACGCGGACGGCGCCGGTCCATTCGGCTCCGCCCATTCACGCGAGCCGCGCGGTGGCCGACGCGTCGCCCAATTACACGCGCGATATCGCGCCGATTCTCCTTCACTCCTGCGCCTCCTGCCACCGTCCCGGCGCTTCGGCGCCGTTTTCACTGCTCACGCCTCATGACGCGCAAAAGCGGGCGGCGCAGATCGCGGAGCTCACGCGAATCCGTTATATGCCGCCATGGCTGCCGGAGCCGGGCCATGGCGACTTTGCCGGCGACCGGCGCCTGACCGACGCGCAAATTCGCAAAATCGCGGACTGGGTCAAAGCGGGCGCTCCCGAAGGTCCCCGATCGCTCACCCCTACCCCTCCGTCCCCCAAAGACTGGCCGCTCGGTCCGCCGGACCTGATCGTGCGTATGGCCCAGCCGTTTTCATTCGGCGCCGCCGATGAGGCGCAGTGCCGCAGTTTTCTGCTGCCCAAACGGCTCACCCAGGATCGATATCTCAGGGCCGTGGATTTTCGAACCGGCGCGCCCGGCGTCGTGCGCCACGCCTCTCTGTTTATTGACGGCTCGGACAAGGCGCGCAGGCTCCAGCAGCAAAGCGGCGCGGTCGGATGGACGGACTTTTCGGGAAGCGCCGGGCCGGAGCGGCGCCGGATTGGGGAGTGGGCGGTCGGGCGTGAACCCAGTCGATTTCCGAAAGGGACCGCCGCGCTGCTGAAGCGGAAGGACGATCTGGTATTGCAGCTTCGTTTTCAGCCGGACGGGCGGCAAGTGCAGGAACGTTCGGAAATCGCGCTGTACTTTGCCTCCTCTCCAGCGGACGCTCCCGAATCGGTCGCGCTCGGAAACGCCTGGGTCAATTTGCGCCCGAACGAAGTCGCCGCCGTCACCGACTCGTTCACCCTGCCGGTCGCGGCGCGGATCCACGCCGTCAGTCCGCACGCGGAGATGATGTGCCGCTCCATCACGGCGGATGCGACTTTGCCCACAGGCGCCGTCACGCCGCTGCTGTCAATCCCGCAGTTCAACCTGGACTGGGCGGAGCCGCTGCGATACCGGTCGCCGGTGGATCTGCCGGCGGGGACACGGATCACGGTGACGCTGAAGTACGACAACTCCGCCGGAAATCCCCGGAATGCGGAGGGCGTTCCCATGGTCGCCGCGCCGGGATTCGGCTGCACCGACGAATTCGCGGGGGTTGAGTTTCAGATCACGGCCGCCCAGCCGCGCGACGCCTCCGCTCTCTCCAAGGTCTTAGCCGCCAGGGGCGCCACATACGTCATCAAATCCTCAGGCGCAACCGGCCACGGATAA
- a CDS encoding RICIN domain-containing protein: MPRKPTTKPFRFRITAAIPALLAIPALLTASAPSWSQVSVLTHHNDNSRTGANLSETTLNTTNVNANTFGKLFTRSVDGQIYAQPLYVPNVAVPGQGTHNIVFVATMHDSVYAFDADSPTASAPLWQVSLGTPRPSGFNTRYGAYADIRVEIGVLATPVIDPATNTIYIAAYTQDSSTGPYHWKLHALDIATGAEKLGGPIEIAASVPGAGDGSVGGVVTFNPTLQNLRPALTLSGGVVYVASASFADTNPYHGWVIGYNASNLTRASVFNTTPNGDEGGLWMAGEGLTEDASGNLYCLTGNGADTAKSGGDGYGESFVKLSHALAPLDFFMPSNADSLNAGDTDLGASGVLGIPGSNLIISGGKQGILYLLNTNNMGHFNSGGDNVVQEWQAINTSQSGSHHVHGNPIYYVGPGGAHIYVWGENDYLRAFAFNGATFNTTASSKSTMLAPQINSGMPGGFLSISANGTAAGTGIVWASTPYNGDAQHNTVTGILRAFDASDLSKELWDSNQNSARDAIGNLAKYTPPTVANGKVYAATFSNVLAVYGLIPAGSSPIVSGHTYRFVNKSSGLVLDVTGAATTTTPLEQWGANGGTNQVWLATALTGGYWKFTSVKSGLAVDVKGQSTASGATVQQYAWNGGNNQQWSVAAVGDGTYKVVNRNSGLLLDDTNASPSPGSPIIQKTDNSGADEHWTFQFVQ; encoded by the coding sequence ATGCCGCGCAAACCCACCACAAAGCCGTTCCGTTTCCGGATAACCGCCGCGATCCCAGCCCTGCTCGCGATTCCCGCCCTACTGACGGCGTCCGCGCCAAGCTGGAGTCAGGTCTCGGTGCTGACCCACCACAACGACAACTCGCGCACCGGCGCCAACCTGAGCGAGACGACGCTCAACACAACCAATGTCAACGCCAATACGTTCGGCAAGCTCTTCACGCGCAGCGTCGACGGGCAGATCTACGCGCAGCCCCTCTACGTCCCGAATGTCGCCGTCCCCGGACAGGGAACGCACAATATCGTCTTTGTCGCCACGATGCACGACAGCGTCTACGCCTTCGATGCGGACAGCCCCACCGCGTCGGCGCCGCTCTGGCAAGTCTCCCTGGGAACGCCAAGGCCGTCCGGGTTCAACACGCGTTACGGCGCGTACGCCGATATCCGCGTCGAAATCGGCGTGCTGGCGACACCCGTGATCGATCCGGCGACGAATACGATCTATATCGCCGCCTACACGCAGGACAGCTCCACGGGCCCATACCATTGGAAGCTGCATGCGCTGGACATCGCGACCGGCGCGGAGAAGCTCGGCGGCCCCATTGAGATCGCGGCCAGCGTCCCCGGCGCGGGCGACGGGAGCGTGGGAGGCGTGGTCACATTCAATCCGACGCTGCAAAACCTGCGACCGGCGCTGACACTTTCGGGCGGCGTGGTGTACGTGGCGTCCGCGTCCTTCGCGGATACGAACCCCTACCACGGTTGGGTCATCGGCTACAACGCCTCCAACCTCACGCGGGCCAGCGTCTTCAACACGACGCCCAACGGCGACGAGGGCGGCTTATGGATGGCGGGCGAAGGGCTGACCGAAGACGCCTCCGGCAACTTGTACTGCTTGACGGGAAACGGCGCGGATACGGCCAAGAGCGGCGGCGACGGATACGGGGAATCGTTCGTCAAACTCAGCCATGCGCTGGCGCCGCTGGATTTCTTCATGCCCTCCAACGCGGACTCGCTCAACGCCGGCGACACGGATCTTGGCGCGTCCGGCGTCCTTGGGATCCCCGGCTCCAACCTCATCATCAGCGGCGGCAAGCAGGGCATCCTGTACCTGCTCAACACCAACAACATGGGGCATTTCAACTCCGGGGGCGATAATGTCGTCCAGGAATGGCAGGCGATCAACACTTCGCAATCCGGCTCCCACCACGTGCATGGAAACCCGATCTATTACGTCGGTCCGGGCGGCGCCCATATCTACGTCTGGGGCGAGAACGATTACCTGCGCGCGTTCGCGTTCAACGGCGCCACATTCAACACCACCGCGTCCTCCAAGAGCACGATGCTGGCGCCGCAGATCAACTCCGGAATGCCGGGCGGCTTCCTCTCGATCTCCGCGAACGGGACCGCCGCCGGCACGGGCATCGTCTGGGCGTCCACGCCTTATAACGGCGACGCGCAGCATAACACGGTGACGGGGATCCTCCGAGCGTTCGACGCCAGCGATCTGAGCAAGGAGCTCTGGGACAGCAACCAGAACTCCGCGCGGGACGCCATCGGCAATCTCGCCAAATATACGCCCCCAACCGTGGCGAACGGCAAGGTCTACGCCGCCACCTTCTCGAATGTCCTCGCGGTGTACGGCCTGATCCCCGCCGGCTCCAGCCCCATCGTCAGCGGCCACACCTACCGGTTCGTCAACAAGTCCAGCGGCCTCGTGCTCGACGTGACCGGCGCCGCGACCACCACCACCCCGCTGGAGCAATGGGGCGCCAACGGCGGGACAAACCAGGTCTGGCTCGCCACCGCGCTCACCGGCGGATATTGGAAGTTTACGAGCGTCAAGAGCGGGCTGGCGGTCGACGTGAAGGGGCAGAGCACGGCGTCCGGCGCGACCGTCCAGCAATACGCCTGGAACGGCGGCAACAACCAGCAATGGAGCGTCGCCGCCGTCGGCGATGGGACCTACAAAGTCGTCAACCGCAACAGCGGCCTGCTGCTCGACGACACCAACGCCTCGCCCAGCCCCGGCAGCCCCATCATCCAGAAAACAGACAACAGCGGCGCCGACGAACACTGGACCTTCCAGTTCGTGCAGTAA